One window of Cohnella hashimotonis genomic DNA carries:
- the thiC gene encoding phosphomethylpyrimidine synthase ThiC, which produces MENMTGALPGSRKVYLNGEGDVRVPMREIRLSDSTGRDGSSQPNAPLLVYDASGPYTDDSYEADIRKGLPTIRDAWIASRGDTFEYAGRNPVPSDDGYRFEAQPPQAQAYPGLKRRPRRAAAGRNITQLHYARRGIVTPEMAYIAVREGMTPEFVRDEVAAGRAVIPANVNHPECEPMIIGRHFHVKINANIGNSAVVSSIEEEVEKMTWATRWGADTIMDLSTGKNIHATREWILRNAPVPVGTVPIYQALEKVGGRAEALTWEIYRDTLIEQAEQGVDYFTIHAGVLLRYIRLTAERVTGIVSRGGSIMAAWCLAHHEENFLYTHFEEICEIMKAYDITFSLGDGLRPGSIADANDEAQFAELETLGELTRIAWKHDVQVMIEGPGHVPMHLIKENVDRQMAVCQEAPFYTLGPLTTDIAPGYDHITSAIGAAMIGWFGTAMLCYVTPKEHLGLPNKEDVKDGVIAYKIAAHAADLAKGHPRAKLRDDALSKARFEFRWRDQFHLSLDPERAMAYHDETLPAEGAKSAHFCSMCGPKFCSMRITQDIRDYAAARGLNDEEAVETGMREQADGFKAAGGKIYV; this is translated from the coding sequence ATGGAGAACATGACCGGGGCGCTGCCCGGAAGCCGCAAAGTCTATCTGAACGGAGAGGGAGACGTTCGCGTGCCGATGCGCGAGATCCGCCTATCCGATAGCACGGGACGGGACGGCTCCTCTCAGCCGAACGCGCCGCTGCTCGTTTACGATGCCAGCGGCCCTTACACGGACGATAGTTACGAGGCCGATATCCGAAAAGGACTGCCGACGATCAGGGACGCATGGATCGCATCCAGAGGGGACACGTTCGAATACGCCGGAAGGAATCCCGTTCCGTCAGACGACGGCTACAGATTCGAAGCGCAACCGCCACAAGCGCAGGCTTATCCGGGACTGAAGCGCAGACCCCGCCGGGCGGCGGCGGGACGGAATATCACGCAGCTCCATTACGCGCGCCGCGGCATCGTCACGCCCGAGATGGCTTATATCGCCGTCAGGGAAGGCATGACGCCCGAATTCGTGCGAGACGAGGTGGCTGCCGGACGCGCAGTCATCCCCGCCAACGTCAACCATCCGGAGTGTGAGCCGATGATCATCGGACGGCATTTCCACGTGAAAATCAACGCGAATATCGGCAACTCCGCCGTCGTTTCCTCCATCGAAGAAGAAGTGGAAAAGATGACCTGGGCGACCCGGTGGGGCGCGGATACGATCATGGATCTGTCGACGGGCAAAAACATTCACGCGACCCGCGAATGGATCTTGCGCAACGCCCCGGTCCCCGTCGGCACGGTGCCTATTTACCAGGCGCTCGAAAAAGTCGGCGGACGGGCCGAAGCGCTCACCTGGGAAATTTACCGCGACACGCTGATCGAGCAAGCGGAGCAGGGCGTCGATTATTTTACGATTCATGCCGGCGTGCTCTTGCGCTATATCCGGCTGACGGCCGAGCGGGTGACCGGCATCGTGTCGCGCGGCGGCTCCATCATGGCGGCCTGGTGCCTCGCGCATCACGAGGAGAACTTCCTCTACACGCACTTCGAGGAGATCTGCGAAATCATGAAGGCATACGACATCACCTTTTCGCTCGGCGACGGCCTCAGGCCCGGCTCGATCGCGGACGCCAACGACGAGGCGCAGTTCGCGGAGCTGGAGACGCTCGGCGAGCTTACCCGCATCGCCTGGAAGCACGACGTGCAAGTCATGATCGAAGGGCCTGGCCATGTGCCGATGCACCTGATCAAGGAAAACGTCGACCGGCAGATGGCGGTATGCCAAGAGGCGCCATTTTACACGCTCGGACCGCTCACGACGGATATCGCGCCCGGCTACGATCATATTACTTCGGCCATCGGTGCTGCGATGATCGGCTGGTTCGGCACGGCCATGCTCTGCTATGTTACGCCTAAAGAGCATCTGGGTTTGCCGAACAAAGAGGACGTCAAGGACGGCGTCATTGCTTACAAGATCGCGGCCCATGCGGCCGACCTGGCCAAAGGCCATCCGCGGGCCAAGCTTCGCGACGACGCGCTTTCGAAAGCCCGGTTCGAATTCAGGTGGCGCGACCAGTTCCATCTGTCGCTCGACCCGGAGCGCGCGATGGCCTACCACGACGAGACGCTGCCTGCCGAAGGGGCGAAGTCCGCCCACTTCTGCTCGATGTGCGGACCGAAGTTCTGCAGCATGCGGATCACGCAGGATATACGCGACTATGCGGCCGCCCGCGGACTGAACGACGAGGAAGCGGTGGAAACGGGCATGCGCGAGCAGGCGGACGGTTTCAAGGCAGCGGGCGGGAAAATCTATGTCTAG
- the thiD gene encoding bifunctional hydroxymethylpyrimidine kinase/phosphomethylpyrimidine kinase: protein MNEPAMADRTGAERMGSGSGPARALTIAGSDSGGGAGIQGDLKTFQELGVYGMSAVTAVTAQNSLGVQQAEPMPPRLIAAQLDSVLADLGADAAKTGMVPTPAAAEAIAGVLRRFGVRRLVVDPVRLSKDGFALAGPGAFEATAKLLLPLAELATPNVPEAAALLGVREGELAEIGARVEAARSLLAWGPHYVLLKGGHAQDDACTDILVGAADGGAEPMLLRGPRLPGPGAHGTGCAFAAAACAAMALGRDVPAACRSAKAFVAAALAASFRLGAGTASLNHACGKPKK from the coding sequence ATGAATGAGCCGGCGATGGCCGATCGGACAGGCGCCGAACGCATGGGGAGCGGAAGCGGCCCGGCCCGGGCGCTCACGATCGCCGGCTCGGACTCTGGCGGCGGGGCCGGCATCCAAGGCGACTTGAAAACCTTTCAGGAGCTCGGCGTATACGGTATGAGCGCCGTTACGGCGGTCACGGCGCAAAACAGCCTGGGCGTGCAGCAAGCCGAGCCCATGCCGCCGCGGCTCATCGCGGCCCAGCTCGACAGTGTGCTCGCCGATCTGGGCGCGGACGCGGCCAAGACCGGCATGGTTCCAACACCGGCGGCGGCGGAGGCCATCGCCGGCGTGCTGCGGCGCTTCGGCGTCCGCAGGCTTGTGGTAGACCCGGTGCGGCTGTCCAAGGACGGTTTCGCGTTAGCCGGACCCGGCGCATTCGAAGCGACGGCGAAGCTGCTGCTCCCGCTGGCCGAGCTGGCGACCCCGAACGTGCCCGAAGCGGCGGCCCTGCTCGGCGTTCGCGAGGGGGAGCTCGCCGAGATCGGCGCCCGCGTCGAGGCCGCCAGGTCGCTGCTCGCTTGGGGACCGCACTATGTGCTGCTTAAGGGCGGACATGCCCAGGATGACGCGTGCACGGATATATTGGTCGGCGCGGCGGACGGCGGCGCCGAGCCGATGCTGCTCCGCGGGCCGCGCCTGCCGGGCCCGGGCGCTCACGGCACGGGCTGTGCATTCGCCGCAGCCGCCTGCGCAGCCATGGCGCTCGGCCGGGACGTGCCGGCCGCTTGCCGCAGCGCCAAGGCGTTCGTCGCCGCTGCGCTCGCGGCGAGCTTCCGGCTGGGCGCCGGGACGGCAAGCCTGAATCATGCGTGCGGGAAGCCAAAAAAATAG
- a CDS encoding ThiF family adenylyltransferase: MSSAGFGAWASGRGSPAPWEVGNAHVESLSRYDRQIRFAPIGAEGQHLLEGACVLVAGVGALGCALAQQMVRAGVGTVRLVDRDFVERGNLHRQSLYDEADAAASAPKAVAAAARLREINSDVRIEPFVGEIGPGSVGTLLAGADLALDGTDNAETRLLLSDACFVRGIPFLYGGATGSAASAASLIPGLTPCLRCLIGGEREAEAGDTCDTAGIVGPAVELTASLQAAEALKWLSGNRGAMRRTWITTDVWRFSLRETKLPPGRPSCPFCGDASSSSAGEPEIAGSAGLEATVLCGRGTIQVATGRPLALQACADRLARRGCRILVVNDYLVRALTPCGATLAAFGDGRVLVRGQAGIADDADEAIRLCRTYVMEKPGYSGPEEELH; the protein is encoded by the coding sequence ATGTCTAGCGCCGGGTTTGGGGCATGGGCATCCGGCAGAGGCAGTCCCGCTCCCTGGGAAGTCGGCAACGCGCATGTCGAATCTCTGTCCAGATACGACCGTCAAATCCGCTTCGCGCCGATCGGAGCCGAAGGTCAGCACCTGCTCGAAGGCGCGTGCGTCCTCGTGGCCGGCGTCGGCGCACTCGGGTGCGCGCTCGCGCAGCAGATGGTCCGCGCCGGCGTAGGCACGGTCAGGCTCGTGGACCGGGATTTCGTCGAACGCGGCAATTTGCACCGCCAGTCGTTGTACGACGAGGCGGATGCCGCAGCGTCGGCGCCGAAGGCCGTCGCAGCGGCGGCACGACTGAGAGAGATCAACAGCGACGTCCGGATCGAGCCTTTCGTTGGCGAGATCGGGCCCGGGAGCGTCGGGACGCTGCTCGCAGGCGCGGACCTGGCGCTCGACGGAACGGACAACGCCGAGACCCGCCTCTTATTAAGCGACGCTTGTTTCGTCAGGGGCATTCCTTTCTTGTACGGCGGGGCGACGGGATCGGCAGCCAGCGCGGCGTCGCTGATACCGGGCCTGACGCCATGCCTGCGCTGCCTCATCGGAGGAGAACGAGAGGCGGAAGCAGGGGATACGTGCGATACGGCAGGTATCGTCGGCCCGGCGGTCGAGCTGACCGCTTCGCTTCAAGCGGCGGAGGCGCTCAAGTGGCTGAGCGGCAATCGCGGCGCGATGCGGCGAACATGGATTACAACGGATGTCTGGCGCTTCTCGCTGCGGGAGACGAAGCTGCCGCCAGGACGGCCATCCTGTCCTTTTTGCGGGGATGCGAGCTCCTCAAGCGCTGGGGAGCCGGAGATAGCAGGCTCTGCCGGGTTGGAAGCGACCGTCTTGTGCGGAAGAGGCACGATCCAGGTGGCGACGGGCCGCCCGCTTGCGCTGCAAGCTTGCGCAGACCGCCTCGCGCGCCGCGGCTGCCGGATTCTCGTCGTCAACGACTATCTCGTCCGGGCGCTGACGCCGTGCGGCGCCACGCTTGCGGCGTTCGGCGATGGTCGGGTGCTCGTACGCGGCCAGGCCGGCATTGCAGACGACGCAGACGAGGCGATCCGGCTATGCCGGACCTACGTGATGGAGAAACCCGGATATTCGGGGCCGGAGGAGGAGCTGCATTGA
- a CDS encoding carbohydrate ABC transporter permease, translating into MQAIRRFAGRPWSDQLFEVVVYVILILVTVVTLYPFLNVLAISLNDSTDSVRGGLTIYPRVPTFKNYETIFAFGGLMTGLKISVLRTVVGTLMGLVSASMLAFTISRADFQGRRFISAFLALTMYVSGGLIPFYILIRDLNMMNTFAVYVLPGLVSAFNVFIIRSFIDGIPFALQESAKLDGANDWTIFWRVILPLTKPALATIALFLAVGQWNAWFDTYLYNGSSEKLTTLQFELMKVLQSTTTNADQFRGRNMTEVMRQISPESVKMAITIVVTVPILVVYPFLQKYFVKGMTLGAVKS; encoded by the coding sequence ATGCAAGCGATCAGACGTTTCGCCGGCCGTCCCTGGTCGGATCAGCTTTTCGAAGTCGTCGTGTACGTGATTTTGATCCTCGTCACCGTCGTTACGCTCTACCCGTTTCTCAACGTGCTGGCCATCTCGCTGAACGACTCGACCGACAGCGTGCGGGGCGGCCTGACGATCTACCCCCGTGTGCCGACATTCAAAAACTACGAGACCATATTCGCATTCGGCGGCCTGATGACCGGACTCAAGATTTCCGTGCTGCGAACGGTCGTCGGCACGCTGATGGGGCTCGTCAGCGCCTCCATGCTGGCCTTCACGATCAGCCGGGCGGATTTTCAGGGCAGACGCTTCATCTCCGCTTTCCTGGCGCTGACGATGTACGTGTCCGGCGGTCTGATCCCGTTCTACATTCTGATCCGCGACCTCAACATGATGAACACCTTTGCGGTCTACGTGCTGCCCGGACTCGTGAGCGCCTTCAACGTCTTTATCATCCGTTCGTTCATCGACGGCATTCCCTTTGCGCTGCAGGAATCCGCGAAGCTCGACGGCGCCAACGACTGGACGATTTTCTGGCGCGTCATCCTGCCGCTTACGAAGCCGGCCCTCGCCACCATCGCCCTATTCCTGGCGGTAGGGCAGTGGAACGCCTGGTTCGACACCTATCTGTACAACGGCTCCAGCGAGAAGCTCACCACGCTGCAATTCGAACTCATGAAGGTGCTGCAGAGCACGACGACGAACGCCGACCAGTTCCGCGGACGCAACATGACCGAGGTCATGCGGCAGATCTCGCCCGAATCGGTCAAAATGGCGATCACGATCGTCGTGACCGTGCCAATCCTCGTCGTTTATCCGTTTCTGCAAAAGTACTTCGTCAAAGGCATGACGCTCGGCGCCGTCAAAAGCTGA
- a CDS encoding ABC transporter substrate-binding protein: MKKRMKVNALLLAGAMTLSFLSACSKDNGGNGAASGAAPSGSSTATEAAKEGEDLKPVTFTYFSEDPNPNWNNMQDDVSKEITKKTGVTLDAEFAVGDPAQKVALMAASGEYPDIIAAKGDIGKLVDAGAVLDLTELIDKYAPNIKKVLGPYMSRAKYTTEDQSIYSIPTWSAVDEVKAVAGGGFELQHRVVKEAGYPTIRTVQDYEKVIKDYLAKHPTDENGNKNIGLSLNADDWHMYISVTNPATFVTGGSDDGEYFVDQQTHEAIYHFRRPEEKEYFRWLNHMNAEGLLDKESFVQKYDQYKAKVASGRVLGLIDQDWDYNDGQQALKTAGKFDQTYGHYPVTMGEQFKETSFWPTGFMGGYGISISSKAKDPVRIIKFLDYLASDEGQVLNNWGIEGKHYVVENGKRVVPKEIQDRINNDNTAFTKESGLGFYWNIMVHYGDGVKDPTGNYYTKNSPELITEGYSDAEKETLAAYKATTWKDLFPKEDEFNVKAYGAAWNIQIPGEDEVSILGNKMKDITWKRIPEAILAKPEDFDKIWDAYQNDLIKAGVEKMEKGYTKYVQDRVKLWSADEGK, from the coding sequence ATGAAAAAGAGAATGAAGGTAAACGCGCTGCTGCTCGCCGGCGCCATGACGCTGAGCTTCCTGTCCGCCTGCAGCAAGGATAACGGCGGCAATGGCGCCGCTTCCGGGGCCGCGCCATCCGGATCGTCGACGGCAACGGAAGCGGCCAAGGAAGGCGAGGATCTTAAGCCTGTCACGTTTACTTACTTTTCCGAAGACCCGAATCCGAACTGGAACAACATGCAGGACGACGTCTCCAAAGAGATCACGAAAAAGACCGGCGTCACGCTCGATGCCGAATTCGCGGTCGGCGACCCGGCGCAAAAAGTCGCGCTCATGGCCGCAAGCGGCGAGTATCCGGACATCATCGCGGCCAAAGGCGACATCGGCAAGCTCGTCGACGCCGGCGCGGTGCTCGACCTGACCGAGCTGATCGACAAATACGCGCCGAACATCAAAAAGGTGCTCGGGCCTTATATGAGCCGGGCGAAGTATACGACCGAAGACCAATCGATCTATTCGATCCCGACCTGGTCCGCGGTTGACGAGGTTAAGGCGGTCGCGGGCGGCGGCTTCGAGCTTCAGCACCGCGTCGTCAAGGAAGCGGGGTACCCGACCATCCGCACGGTACAGGATTACGAAAAGGTCATCAAGGATTATCTCGCCAAGCATCCGACGGACGAGAACGGCAACAAAAACATCGGCCTGTCCCTGAACGCGGACGACTGGCATATGTACATCTCCGTCACGAATCCGGCGACCTTCGTGACGGGCGGCTCGGATGACGGCGAATATTTCGTCGATCAGCAGACGCACGAAGCGATCTACCATTTCCGGCGTCCGGAGGAGAAGGAATATTTTCGCTGGCTGAACCACATGAACGCGGAAGGGCTGCTCGACAAGGAGAGCTTCGTGCAAAAATACGATCAGTACAAAGCGAAGGTCGCCTCGGGCCGCGTGCTCGGACTTATCGACCAGGACTGGGATTACAACGACGGCCAGCAGGCGCTCAAGACCGCGGGCAAATTCGACCAGACGTACGGCCACTATCCGGTCACGATGGGCGAACAGTTCAAGGAGACGTCGTTCTGGCCGACGGGCTTCATGGGCGGGTACGGCATCTCGATCTCCAGCAAGGCGAAGGATCCAGTGCGCATCATCAAGTTCCTCGACTACCTCGCTTCGGACGAAGGCCAGGTGCTCAACAACTGGGGTATCGAAGGCAAGCATTACGTCGTCGAAAACGGCAAGCGCGTCGTGCCCAAGGAAATCCAGGACCGCATCAACAACGACAACACCGCGTTCACCAAGGAGTCCGGCCTCGGCTTCTACTGGAACATCATGGTCCACTACGGCGACGGCGTGAAGGACCCGACGGGCAACTATTATACGAAAAACAGTCCGGAATTGATCACCGAGGGCTACAGCGACGCGGAGAAGGAAACGCTTGCGGCGTACAAGGCGACGACGTGGAAGGACCTGTTCCCGAAGGAAGACGAGTTTAACGTGAAGGCGTACGGCGCCGCGTGGAACATTCAGATTCCGGGAGAGGACGAAGTGTCGATCCTCGGCAACAAGATGAAGGACATCACCTGGAAGCGAATTCCGGAGGCCATCCTCGCGAAGCCCGAGGACTTCGACAAGATCTGGGACGCCTATCAGAACGACCTGATCAAGGCAGGCGTCGAAAAGATGGAGAAGGGCTACACCAAGTACGTGCAGGACCGCGTGAAGCTGTGGAGCGCGGACGAAGGGAAATAA
- the thiO gene encoding glycine oxidase ThiO, giving the protein MKRTLLVLGGGIVGLSCAYEALKQGWRVIIADRGEIGGQASGAAAGMLAPYYENGDSPDAFFRLCMDSFARYPAWTAEIEDAAGVRAGLVRSGSLHVAHRDADRLSLLGRLAWQSGLSRGMEWLNETALSQLEPSLPRGLAGALYCPEEAHVQAPLLVKALARACERLGARLLPHAGEMTAVNQGASGGLSVRFEEYGTIGADALCCCLGAWSGQLADWLGLRIPVHPIRGQICAYDPAPVSLRHIVFGAQAYWVCKPDGSLVCGASEDEAGFDRTVTEGGVGRLVRASGWMFPGLAGAAPARSWAGLRPATLDGWPLIGPVPGRSGVYVAAGHYRNGILLSPATAAAFGGWLAAGGGARGVGGEAASHAFRPGRFGHYAGDERKEATSV; this is encoded by the coding sequence TTGAAGCGGACCTTGCTCGTGCTGGGCGGCGGCATCGTCGGCTTGTCCTGCGCCTATGAAGCGCTGAAGCAAGGATGGCGCGTGATCATCGCCGACCGCGGCGAGATCGGCGGGCAAGCTTCGGGAGCGGCCGCGGGCATGCTCGCGCCTTATTACGAAAACGGAGACAGTCCCGACGCCTTTTTCCGACTTTGCATGGACAGCTTCGCCCGATATCCGGCTTGGACGGCGGAGATCGAGGATGCTGCCGGTGTGCGCGCGGGCTTGGTCCGATCGGGCAGCTTGCATGTCGCCCACCGCGACGCGGATCGGCTGTCGCTTCTTGGACGGCTCGCTTGGCAGTCGGGCCTAAGCAGGGGCATGGAGTGGCTGAACGAGACGGCATTGTCGCAGCTCGAGCCGTCTTTGCCACGAGGGCTTGCAGGCGCGCTCTATTGTCCGGAGGAAGCGCACGTGCAGGCACCTCTGCTGGTCAAGGCGCTCGCAAGAGCCTGCGAGCGGCTCGGCGCGCGGCTGCTGCCGCACGCGGGAGAGATGACCGCCGTGAACCAAGGCGCGTCCGGCGGACTCTCCGTCCGCTTCGAGGAATACGGCACGATCGGCGCGGACGCCCTCTGCTGCTGTCTCGGCGCATGGAGCGGTCAGCTGGCGGATTGGCTGGGACTGCGCATTCCCGTTCATCCGATACGAGGGCAAATTTGCGCCTACGACCCGGCGCCCGTCTCCCTGCGACATATCGTATTCGGCGCGCAGGCGTACTGGGTGTGCAAGCCGGACGGCTCGCTCGTCTGCGGCGCGTCCGAAGACGAAGCCGGCTTCGATCGGACGGTGACCGAGGGCGGCGTCGGAAGGCTCGTTCGGGCGAGCGGGTGGATGTTTCCCGGATTGGCCGGCGCCGCGCCGGCCCGGAGCTGGGCGGGGCTGCGTCCCGCCACGCTGGATGGGTGGCCGCTGATCGGCCCCGTGCCCGGCAGATCCGGCGTATATGTAGCCGCCGGTCATTATCGCAACGGCATCCTGTTGAGTCCGGCGACGGCAGCCGCATTCGGGGGGTGGCTGGCTGCGGGAGGAGGAGCGCGCGGCGTAGGCGGCGAAGCGGCGAGTCACGCGTTCCGGCCCGGTCGCTTCGGCCACTATGCAGGAGACGAGCGGAAGGAGGCGACGTCCGTATGA
- a CDS encoding YcnI family copper-binding membrane protein: protein MKKIGALLFAATMAFGYTGLASAHVRVEPAEVAQNAYQVFTIRVPSENEGVNTTQVKLDVPAGVEVSRFEPYPGWTSTTEKDADGKVVSVTWKSDGQGITETEFVQFLFQGHVAEDAKELVWKAHQTYSDGAVVDWSGAPDADTPASVTAVTAAAADGDGHGHADAASTEASDGDRDPLTLGLAIAGLVAGLAALAIALLRRKSR from the coding sequence ATGAAAAAAATCGGAGCCCTGCTCTTCGCCGCTACGATGGCGTTCGGGTATACGGGCTTGGCGAGCGCGCACGTCCGGGTCGAGCCGGCGGAGGTGGCGCAGAACGCTTACCAGGTGTTCACGATCCGCGTCCCGAGCGAAAACGAGGGCGTCAACACGACGCAGGTCAAGCTGGACGTCCCTGCGGGCGTGGAGGTGTCGCGCTTCGAGCCGTATCCGGGCTGGACGAGCACGACCGAAAAGGACGCGGACGGCAAGGTCGTCTCCGTCACCTGGAAGTCCGACGGCCAAGGCATCACCGAGACGGAGTTCGTGCAGTTTCTGTTCCAGGGGCATGTCGCGGAGGACGCGAAGGAGCTCGTATGGAAGGCGCACCAGACGTATTCGGACGGCGCCGTCGTCGACTGGAGCGGCGCGCCCGACGCCGATACGCCGGCTTCGGTGACCGCGGTAACGGCGGCTGCGGCCGACGGGGACGGGCACGGGCATGCGGATGCCGCATCGACGGAAGCGTCGGACGGCGATCGGGATCCGCTGACGCTGGGCCTTGCGATCGCGGGCCTGGTGGCGGGCCTGGCCGCGCTGGCGATCGCGCTCCTGCGCAGGAAGTCGCGCTGA
- a CDS encoding thiazole synthase yields MNAPSSKLAIGGIALRSRLFLGTGRYPSPAVMREALEASGAQVVTFAVRRVDLDDAGDDPLLRHTEGRDLVYLPNTSGASTADEAVRIARLAREAGLGNWVKVEISGHPRLLLPDPVETLKATERLAREGFTVLPYTSDDPMQALRLEEAGAAAVMPGGSPIGTGLGILNPYSLGWIAEQAGVPVIVDAGLGSAADAATAMELGADGILVNTPVAKARDPVAMAAAMRLGVEAGWLSRQAGRIPRRAYASASSDEAGAWFARPPATGGIRP; encoded by the coding sequence ATGAACGCACCATCTTCGAAGCTAGCGATCGGCGGCATCGCGCTCAGGTCCAGGCTGTTCTTGGGCACGGGACGATATCCGAGTCCTGCCGTCATGCGCGAGGCGCTGGAAGCTTCGGGCGCGCAAGTCGTTACGTTCGCGGTACGCAGAGTCGACCTCGACGACGCCGGGGACGACCCGCTGCTGCGGCATACGGAAGGGAGGGACCTGGTCTATCTGCCGAATACGTCAGGCGCGTCGACGGCGGACGAGGCCGTCCGGATCGCCAGGCTGGCGAGGGAAGCGGGCCTCGGCAATTGGGTCAAAGTGGAGATCAGCGGACATCCGCGGCTGCTTCTGCCCGACCCGGTCGAGACGCTGAAGGCGACGGAACGCCTGGCGCGCGAGGGATTTACCGTCCTGCCTTATACGTCCGACGACCCGATGCAGGCGTTAAGGCTGGAGGAGGCGGGAGCCGCGGCCGTCATGCCGGGCGGTTCGCCGATCGGCACGGGGCTCGGCATTCTCAACCCTTACAGTTTAGGTTGGATCGCGGAACAGGCCGGCGTACCCGTCATCGTGGACGCAGGGCTCGGCTCGGCCGCCGACGCCGCGACAGCGATGGAGCTCGGCGCAGACGGCATCCTGGTCAATACGCCCGTGGCAAAGGCGCGGGATCCTGTCGCTATGGCCGCAGCTATGAGGCTCGGCGTCGAGGCCGGATGGCTGTCGCGGCAGGCAGGCCGAATCCCTCGGCGCGCGTACGCTTCGGCGAGCAGCGACGAGGCCGGCGCGTGGTTCGCGAGGCCGCCGGCGACAGGGGGGATTCGGCCTTGA
- the thiE gene encoding thiamine phosphate synthase, with amino-acid sequence MRTIEDCKLYVITGEQYHPGRPLAEVMEAAIAGGADIVQLRDKNGTPAERFAKAKFLRALTRRHGALFIVNDDTELALAADADGVHLGQDDLPLEEARRRVGRGMLIGISTHEIAQALEAERAGADYVGVGPVYPTATKPGRKAVTTSYVSEAAAMLRIPFFAIGGIAPETAGDVLAAGARRLCAVSAVVGHPDPAAVCVSLKRSIEKWEALDAGRMNGWTTAESMETEETKKSEKIKETEETKVTEETKVTEETKVTEETEESEVTKVTEESLVTEECMKTAAVVSPVAATADGMRIPLLLNGKRAWSEASTLGALATALGLAERRVMAELNGEAVPREDWNTVQIRADDRVEFVQFVGGG; translated from the coding sequence TTGAGAACGATCGAGGATTGCAAGCTGTACGTGATAACAGGCGAACAGTATCATCCGGGCAGGCCGTTAGCCGAGGTGATGGAAGCCGCAATCGCCGGCGGGGCGGACATCGTCCAGCTTCGGGACAAGAACGGTACGCCCGCGGAGCGGTTTGCGAAGGCTAAGTTTCTCCGCGCGTTGACCCGCCGCCACGGCGCGCTGTTCATCGTTAACGACGACACAGAGCTAGCTCTCGCCGCCGATGCGGACGGCGTCCATCTTGGGCAGGACGACCTGCCTTTGGAAGAAGCGAGGCGGAGAGTGGGCAGAGGCATGCTGATCGGCATATCCACGCACGAGATCGCGCAGGCGCTGGAGGCTGAACGCGCCGGCGCGGACTATGTCGGCGTTGGACCGGTTTATCCGACGGCGACCAAGCCGGGAAGGAAAGCCGTTACGACTTCTTACGTTTCCGAGGCTGCCGCGATGCTGCGGATTCCCTTTTTCGCGATTGGCGGCATTGCGCCCGAGACGGCCGGTGACGTGCTTGCGGCGGGCGCGCGGCGGCTATGCGCGGTATCGGCCGTGGTCGGGCATCCCGATCCGGCCGCCGTATGCGTATCGCTGAAACGCAGCATCGAGAAATGGGAGGCGCTGGACGCCGGGCGCATGAACGGCTGGACGACGGCCGAAAGCATGGAGACCGAGGAGACGAAAAAGTCCGAGAAGATTAAAGAGACTGAGGAGACTAAGGTGACTGAGGAGACTAAGGTGACTGAGGAGACTAAGGTGACTGAGGAGACTGAAGAGTCTGAAGTGACTAAGGTGACTGAGGAGAGTTTGGTGACCGAAGAGTGCATGAAAACGGCGGCTGTCGTCTCCCCGGTAGCCGCGACTGCCGACGGGATGCGGATCCCGTTGCTGCTGAACGGCAAACGCGCCTGGAGCGAAGCTTCCACGCTCGGCGCGCTCGCGACGGCTCTCGGCCTTGCCGAAAGAAGGGTCATGGCGGAGCTGAACGGCGAAGCGGTGCCGAGGGAGGACTGGAACACCGTTCAGATTCGCGCTGACGATCGCGTTGAGTTCGTACAATTCGTGGGAGGTGGATGA